Proteins encoded within one genomic window of Halocatena marina:
- a CDS encoding glycosyltransferase family 2 protein, which translates to MVQDSTGRDELATCRADSTNSNSTPSDTSTTAPTLHDTDESTQSVTMVVAAHNEEDVIEEKLENTRAIEYNGEFECIVVSDSTDRTDALVERHAGPSTRLLTIDERRGKSHALNRAVKEATGDVFVFSDANTMYESDAVSELVAPLADESVGCTTGSLQLVDEDGSTTESAYWRYELTIRKLESQLGTTVSVNGGMLALRSEDYQQIPEQAFADDLIVALQQAAAGRRIVFAEDARGTEQTTGDLWNEYDRRVRIGAGNYQVLTWFHELLDPRNGVVALEFASHKALRWCMPAVLLAVLVANVTIVLLAPSASTTALLGAQLACYGLAGVGMANERARSASALISLPAYFLSMNLAFAVGFRKFLSGPSIDDWKSTRGVEK; encoded by the coding sequence GTGGTCCAGGACTCTACTGGGAGAGACGAGCTCGCTACCTGCCGCGCCGACTCGACCAATTCTAATTCTACTCCGTCGGATACGTCAACAACGGCGCCTACCCTGCACGACACCGACGAGTCCACACAATCGGTCACAATGGTGGTTGCAGCGCACAATGAAGAAGACGTAATCGAGGAAAAACTTGAGAACACTCGGGCCATCGAGTACAACGGCGAGTTCGAGTGTATCGTTGTCTCTGACTCAACCGACCGGACAGACGCACTCGTAGAGCGTCACGCCGGGCCGTCCACCCGGCTGCTCACGATCGACGAGCGCCGGGGCAAGAGCCACGCACTGAACCGCGCTGTCAAGGAGGCCACTGGGGACGTATTCGTCTTTTCAGATGCGAACACGATGTACGAATCCGATGCTGTCTCAGAACTCGTTGCTCCGCTCGCCGACGAGTCGGTCGGCTGTACCACTGGTTCGCTCCAACTTGTTGATGAGGATGGCTCGACCACTGAGAGTGCCTACTGGCGGTATGAACTAACGATTCGAAAGCTAGAGTCCCAACTTGGAACGACCGTCAGTGTCAACGGTGGAATGCTGGCGCTGCGCAGTGAGGACTACCAGCAGATTCCCGAGCAGGCATTCGCCGATGATCTCATTGTTGCGCTACAGCAAGCCGCGGCCGGCCGACGGATCGTCTTCGCCGAGGATGCCCGCGGCACCGAACAGACGACGGGCGATCTCTGGAACGAGTACGACCGCCGTGTACGTATTGGTGCAGGTAACTACCAGGTGCTCACGTGGTTCCATGAACTTCTTGATCCCCGAAACGGCGTCGTCGCTTTGGAATTTGCTTCCCACAAGGCACTGCGATGGTGTATGCCCGCCGTCTTACTAGCGGTACTAGTTGCCAACGTCACCATTGTCTTGCTTGCGCCTTCGGCCTCAACCACTGCACTGCTCGGCGCACAGTTGGCCTGCTATGGACTTGCTGGTGTCGGGATGGCTAACGAACGCGCTCGGTCGGCCTCGGCATTAATCTCTCTCCCCGCGTACTTCCTCAGCATGAACCTCGCATTCGCTGTTGGTTTCCGAAAATTCCTCTCTGGTCCCAGTATCGACGACTGGAAATCGACCCGCGGCGTCGAGAAATAA
- a CDS encoding DsrE family protein, whose product MDKIGIIVSGDDPKRLAMAMNLGHTALASDIEAHLYFTFDGLTHLMEGEKDLTEIEPLLESGMPNPYDLLEQFVANGGDQVTTVACTTTIDMLGWQQDSVDESVTTTFAGAATFLDEMDDADHVFSF is encoded by the coding sequence ATGGATAAAATCGGAATCATCGTTTCTGGAGACGACCCGAAACGCCTCGCAATGGCAATGAATCTCGGCCACACAGCGCTTGCATCCGACATTGAGGCCCACCTTTACTTCACATTCGATGGCTTGACTCACCTGATGGAAGGTGAGAAAGATCTAACCGAAATCGAGCCTCTGCTCGAATCGGGAATGCCGAATCCGTACGATTTACTCGAGCAGTTCGTTGCCAACGGCGGCGATCAGGTCACGACAGTGGCCTGTACGACAACAATCGATATGCTCGGATGGCAGCAGGACTCAGTTGATGAGTCGGTCACGACCACGTTTGCGGGTGCGGCAACGTTCCTCGACGAAATGGACGATGCAGACCACGTGTTCAGCTTCTAA
- a CDS encoding YeeE/YedE family protein, translated as MSKNDRSPWFLPVIYVGGLIFGFGLAISGMARPEVVLDFLQFEDLGLLFVMGGAAVVTGITFAGATRYLDRAPLTASEYTRRVKDLDRNVIVGGTIFGVGWGVSGICPGAAYASVGIGNYPILWAIGGMFLGAYVQGYWRTFRSDDAAGVTEVLSN; from the coding sequence ATGAGTAAAAACGATCGTAGTCCGTGGTTCCTTCCCGTCATCTACGTTGGTGGTCTGATCTTCGGATTTGGTCTCGCTATCAGTGGGATGGCTCGGCCCGAAGTCGTACTGGACTTTCTCCAGTTCGAAGACCTCGGTCTCCTCTTCGTAATGGGCGGTGCGGCGGTTGTAACTGGTATCACGTTCGCAGGTGCGACCCGATATCTCGATCGTGCACCACTGACTGCAAGCGAGTACACACGCCGGGTGAAAGACCTCGACCGCAATGTCATCGTGGGGGGCACAATTTTTGGTGTCGGGTGGGGTGTCTCGGGAATTTGTCCGGGGGCGGCCTACGCGAGCGTCGGAATTGGAAACTACCCTATTCTGTGGGCGATCGGTGGTATGTTCCTCGGTGCGTACGTCCAAGGCTACTGGCGTACGTTCCGTTCAGATGATGCTGCGGGCGTAACCGAGGTGCTCTCTAACTGA
- a CDS encoding COG1361 S-layer family protein: MDAESNGVVAVIVGVLLLQAGAFGIVGAEIDGTAVAQQGDNGSLTQTAAPNESENGTPPESGTTTQSPPPTETAPPPNTGSPTQTTTPPNTAPPTQTAPPPNTGSPTQTAPPPNTGSPTQTAPPPNTGSSTQTAPPPNTESGTNRDALEVVEVDSDLSSGEQGTVRVQLENTGEDAEDAVVNLQSLSGAILFTGSPNVSKFVGEWESGETNTIVVEATAAKSIATGEYPLQASLSYTDDDDQSAQAGPVTLGVEIGEESDDFEVVSTSSDAPIGDRGTVSVTLENTGEDVTEATVSLSSLSPNVVVGSTGNATRFVGEWDDGEQQTVEYQVRMSNDTERQSYPLRTSVSYTDADGESARSDEQTFGVTPLREQTFGLSNVSGNLTVGDEGTITGTIVNEGPNDVRNAVLTLPVDNSNLKPQENEFALGTIAAGESRNFSFPIEVTDGAEGGLRQLSFSVNYDNTQGDPRTSDRLSVQVDVASQRDEFEITQRNTSVGVGNSEPVELEITNNRNSTVKNINAKAFVDDPLSLDDDEAFVSELRPGESANVTFEVSAAGGATASTYPLSLDFQYDTADGESKLSDTYDIPIEVREPENNSFLSIGSGGLPILPVLLAVLVVVLTVVVVRRRNGNGNGRGRER; this comes from the coding sequence ATGGATGCTGAGTCCAACGGGGTAGTGGCGGTGATTGTGGGTGTTCTGTTGCTTCAGGCTGGCGCTTTTGGGATTGTTGGAGCCGAAATAGACGGGACTGCAGTTGCACAGCAAGGAGACAACGGTTCACTCACCCAGACGGCAGCTCCGAACGAATCGGAGAATGGAACTCCCCCGGAGTCGGGAACGACCACTCAGTCGCCCCCACCAACTGAGACGGCACCTCCACCGAATACGGGTTCACCAACTCAGACGACAACTCCACCGAATACGGCTCCGCCAACTCAGACAGCACCTCCACCGAATACGGGTTCACCAACTCAGACAGCACCTCCACCGAATACGGGTTCACCAACTCAGACGGCACCTCCACCGAATACAGGATCATCAACTCAGACGGCACCTCCACCGAATACGGAGTCAGGAACGAACCGTGATGCTCTTGAAGTTGTTGAGGTTGATTCGGATCTGTCGTCTGGTGAGCAGGGCACCGTGAGGGTGCAGCTCGAAAACACTGGCGAAGACGCCGAAGATGCTGTCGTCAATCTCCAGTCGCTCTCCGGAGCCATTCTCTTCACAGGATCACCGAACGTCAGCAAGTTCGTCGGAGAGTGGGAAAGTGGAGAAACGAACACTATTGTCGTTGAAGCAACCGCTGCAAAATCCATTGCGACGGGCGAATATCCATTACAGGCCTCGCTCTCGTACACCGACGACGATGACCAGTCGGCACAGGCCGGTCCAGTTACTCTTGGCGTCGAAATCGGGGAAGAATCAGACGATTTTGAGGTTGTCTCGACTTCCTCGGACGCACCGATCGGTGACCGAGGAACAGTCAGTGTCACCCTCGAAAACACCGGTGAGGACGTAACCGAGGCGACTGTTTCGCTCTCATCACTGAGTCCGAATGTAGTGGTAGGGTCGACGGGCAACGCTACCCGATTCGTCGGTGAATGGGATGACGGTGAACAACAAACAGTTGAGTATCAGGTGCGAATGTCGAACGATACTGAACGGCAAAGCTATCCGCTTCGGACCTCGGTATCGTACACCGACGCTGACGGCGAATCAGCTCGTTCGGATGAGCAAACCTTTGGTGTAACACCCCTTCGTGAACAGACGTTCGGCCTCTCGAACGTGAGCGGAAATCTCACTGTTGGTGATGAAGGAACCATCACCGGAACTATCGTCAATGAAGGCCCGAACGACGTCCGCAATGCAGTGCTTACTCTCCCTGTCGACAATTCAAATCTTAAACCACAAGAGAACGAATTCGCGCTCGGCACGATCGCAGCTGGCGAGTCAAGAAACTTTTCGTTCCCAATCGAGGTAACCGACGGCGCAGAGGGTGGACTCCGCCAGCTTTCCTTCAGCGTTAACTACGACAATACACAGGGTGATCCTCGAACGAGCGATCGCCTCTCCGTTCAGGTCGACGTTGCGTCCCAACGCGATGAATTCGAAATCACACAACGGAACACGAGCGTCGGTGTCGGTAACAGCGAACCCGTCGAACTCGAAATCACGAACAACCGCAACAGCACGGTTAAAAACATCAACGCAAAAGCGTTCGTTGACGATCCGTTGAGTCTCGACGACGACGAAGCCTTCGTCTCCGAACTTCGTCCTGGAGAATCGGCGAACGTCACCTTCGAAGTGAGCGCGGCAGGAGGTGCAACGGCGAGTACCTATCCGCTCTCGCTCGACTTCCAGTACGACACCGCCGACGGTGAATCAAAGCTCTCGGATACATACGATATTCCAATCGAGGTACGCGAGCCCGAGAACAACAGCTTTCTGTCAATCGGTAGCGGTGGATTACCGATACTACCCGTTTTGCTCGCGGTACTCGTCGTAGTCCTTACAGTGGTAGTCGTCCGCCGGCGAAACGGTAACGGCAACGGCAGGGGCAGGGAACGGTAA
- a CDS encoding IclR family transcriptional regulator, translating to MKTARNPVKSVQTVLSIIELLQDRGRAGITELAGELGVSKGTVHCHLSTLRQEGYIVKEGKKYCLSLRFVDIAHDVRSRNAIYDIVTDEVDRLAAESKELALFTVEEQFNGVCLYRASGEDAVQTELYVGYRNELHHTAVGKAILAFKPPAVIDAFFEETDYEALTENTITDEQRLADELEEIREHGFAYNRGETIDGLIGIGAPIRDQDSDVYGAISVVGPSSRMSDERLEELAEMIHRTVNIIEINATSV from the coding sequence ATGAAAACCGCGCGAAATCCTGTCAAGTCGGTTCAAACGGTCCTTTCGATCATTGAACTCCTTCAGGATCGAGGGCGGGCAGGTATTACAGAACTTGCTGGCGAACTTGGCGTCTCGAAGGGAACAGTTCACTGTCACCTCTCGACACTCAGACAAGAGGGGTATATCGTCAAGGAGGGCAAAAAATACTGTCTCAGTCTTCGATTCGTAGATATCGCTCACGATGTCCGCAGCCGAAACGCCATTTACGACATCGTTACGGACGAAGTCGACCGTCTCGCTGCCGAGAGTAAAGAACTAGCACTATTCACGGTCGAGGAACAGTTCAACGGCGTCTGTCTCTACAGAGCAAGCGGCGAGGATGCGGTCCAAACAGAGCTGTACGTCGGGTACCGAAACGAGCTCCACCATACAGCCGTGGGGAAAGCGATTCTTGCGTTCAAGCCCCCTGCAGTTATTGATGCGTTCTTCGAGGAAACCGACTACGAGGCGCTGACCGAGAACACGATCACCGACGAGCAACGCCTAGCAGACGAGCTTGAGGAAATCCGCGAACACGGATTCGCGTACAACCGGGGGGAGACGATCGATGGACTCATTGGAATCGGTGCACCGATCCGCGATCAAGATAGTGATGTGTACGGTGCGATCAGCGTTGTCGGGCCTTCGAGTCGAATGAGTGATGAACGACTCGAAGAACTCGCTGAAATGATCCACCGAACGGTAAACATCATCGAGATCAATGCGACCTCGGTGTGA
- a CDS encoding sulfurtransferase TusA family protein, translated as MTEYEITETLDVMGQNCPMPVIETKQRIDQLSGDDVLEILATDPGSKSDIAGWAEATAGVELVDQQEHDDVYKHYVRKTE; from the coding sequence ATGACCGAGTACGAAATCACCGAAACCCTCGATGTGATGGGACAGAACTGCCCAATGCCGGTCATCGAGACGAAACAGCGAATCGACCAGCTTAGCGGAGATGATGTTCTCGAAATTCTCGCAACTGATCCTGGAAGCAAGAGTGATATCGCTGGCTGGGCAGAGGCGACCGCTGGTGTCGAGCTCGTCGATCAACAAGAGCACGACGACGTATACAAACACTACGTCCGTAAGACGGAGTAA
- a CDS encoding C69 family dipeptidase, with amino-acid sequence MDLARLTRRSFGALAVATTLLPSYARGNGTENEDEIDESNPAPDGSTKTTEGLDLPSEKSIGFYVGSDLTDDGSTLLGGFGHEPSSHWIEIVPRQQHPEGATTTVGATEDATIPGELTEIPQAKKTNKYISSFYSEFAGFPPPLTNGGLNEHGLAARDIWSPSRTELVEMVEEATPQHGPQYSDLSRAAMERASTAREAVEVVGGLMDEHGYSTYGGNSHLFADENEGWVFINFAHPDGDLWAAERLGSDEVRVSYFGYILDFPVDYENDPDFMASDELVSFAKEQGWWDGEGDSLNLLEVYGVGEFPAEQQREDYSYPEFFQDARHPLKREQELKELAPVTLEDMLALVRDPRWSTDFAGYGQVAHLRPDAHEELQTLWTAVTSAVTTPFVPIPIAAEEVPPEFRHHRYMTSNAAAGFLDQNWQHQEATRYATREFKRLLYFTAEHPKAFYTDVVGAIEAFEQEMIAERETIEQKAQAHFEACNVRAARNLITGNVEQRLLDSLQLGMDLTDRVETETRTQFGIRGPAGRDEPGETAPPASQAMADDALNDMVNCYDDDLHADYPREHGRYT; translated from the coding sequence ATGGATTTAGCACGACTTACTCGACGTAGTTTCGGTGCACTTGCAGTTGCTACCACGCTGCTCCCGAGTTACGCGAGGGGAAACGGCACCGAAAACGAGGATGAGATAGATGAGAGTAATCCCGCACCGGACGGCAGCACAAAGACTACTGAAGGATTGGATCTCCCCTCTGAGAAGAGCATCGGCTTCTACGTCGGCAGCGATCTGACCGACGACGGGTCGACTCTTCTCGGTGGGTTTGGGCACGAGCCGTCCAGCCACTGGATCGAGATCGTCCCGCGACAGCAACACCCCGAAGGTGCCACCACTACAGTGGGCGCCACCGAGGACGCTACCATTCCCGGCGAGCTAACCGAGATCCCGCAGGCCAAGAAAACCAACAAGTACATCTCTTCATTCTACTCGGAGTTTGCTGGCTTTCCACCGCCGCTGACCAACGGCGGACTGAACGAGCACGGTCTGGCCGCACGTGACATTTGGTCACCTTCTCGCACGGAACTCGTCGAGATGGTCGAGGAGGCGACGCCCCAGCACGGCCCGCAGTACTCGGATCTATCGCGTGCGGCGATGGAGCGTGCCTCAACTGCGCGAGAGGCCGTCGAGGTTGTCGGCGGACTGATGGACGAGCACGGCTACTCGACGTACGGTGGCAATTCACATCTGTTCGCTGACGAGAACGAAGGATGGGTGTTCATTAATTTCGCCCATCCCGACGGGGACCTGTGGGCCGCCGAACGCCTCGGCTCAGACGAGGTACGGGTGTCGTACTTCGGCTACATCCTCGACTTCCCGGTCGATTACGAAAACGACCCAGACTTCATGGCTTCTGACGAGCTGGTGAGCTTTGCCAAGGAGCAGGGCTGGTGGGACGGCGAGGGCGATAGCCTCAATCTGCTTGAGGTATACGGTGTTGGCGAATTTCCTGCCGAACAGCAGCGTGAGGACTACTCCTATCCCGAATTCTTCCAGGACGCACGTCATCCGCTAAAGCGCGAACAGGAGCTCAAAGAGCTGGCTCCCGTGACGCTCGAAGACATGCTCGCGCTGGTTCGAGATCCTCGCTGGTCGACCGACTTCGCCGGCTACGGGCAGGTCGCTCACCTGCGCCCCGACGCGCACGAGGAACTACAGACGCTGTGGACCGCGGTGACGAGCGCGGTCACCACCCCCTTCGTACCGATTCCGATCGCTGCCGAGGAGGTACCACCGGAATTCAGACACCATCGTTACATGACGTCAAACGCCGCAGCCGGCTTTTTAGATCAAAACTGGCAGCATCAGGAGGCCACGCGCTATGCGACCCGGGAGTTCAAACGACTGTTGTACTTCACCGCTGAGCATCCAAAAGCGTTCTACACCGACGTAGTCGGTGCAATTGAGGCGTTTGAGCAGGAGATGATCGCCGAGCGAGAAACGATCGAACAGAAAGCTCAAGCGCACTTCGAGGCGTGCAACGTTCGGGCTGCCCGCAATCTGATCACCGGTAACGTCGAGCAGCGACTGCTCGATAGCCTCCAACTCGGCATGGATCTCACCGATCGGGTCGAGACGGAAACCCGCACGCAGTTTGGGATCCGTGGACCTGCGGGTCGTGACGAGCCGGGCGAAACTGCCCCACCGGCCAGCCAGGCGATGGCCGATGATGCGCTGAATGACATGGTGAACTGCTACGACGATGATCTCCACGCTGACTACCCGCGAGAACACGGCCGGTACACCTGA
- a CDS encoding YeeE/YedE family protein produces the protein MSLSMVPFAVSGFFPRGIMPYLFGGLLVGFGTAVIYLATNITAGASTFLESTLSYVSNVSRFNRLDYVQSRDWRLVFTAGIVSGAAVYGFVLHPGGWTTNVQWWRLLGGGILVGAGTRLGKGCTSGHGVCGVGSLSNTSIVNVGTFLVVAIGTAQLVQALGVAP, from the coding sequence ATGTCGCTGTCGATGGTACCCTTCGCTGTCAGTGGTTTCTTTCCCCGTGGCATCATGCCGTATCTCTTCGGTGGACTTTTGGTCGGGTTCGGGACTGCAGTCATCTACCTCGCAACGAACATTACTGCTGGTGCGAGTACGTTCCTCGAATCGACATTGTCATACGTATCTAACGTCTCCCGATTTAATCGTCTAGATTACGTACAGTCGCGTGACTGGCGTCTCGTGTTCACTGCAGGCATTGTCAGTGGTGCCGCTGTGTACGGGTTCGTGTTACATCCTGGTGGTTGGACGACCAATGTTCAGTGGTGGCGACTGCTCGGTGGGGGGATCCTTGTCGGTGCAGGCACGCGCCTTGGAAAAGGTTGTACCTCTGGCCATGGTGTTTGCGGAGTCGGATCGTTGTCGAACACGTCTATTGTGAACGTCGGCACGTTCCTCGTCGTCGCCATCGGAACTGCTCAACTTGTGCAGGCACTGGGGGTTGCGCCATGA
- a CDS encoding enolase C-terminal domain-like protein produces MRIRNIETIEFTYESRHAFDEKGHAHPGDPHEATGAITRIAVEGGPDGYCVGGSREANTVAADHLVGENPLDREALWHQLYRTQRLNRGTLTDRALGVLDSALYDVAGKAADVPVFRLLGGARDAVPAYASTMVGDGDPDGLGSPEAYADFAADLVDRGFEAIKLHGWMPPYSAAPDRDLAACRAVRERVGPDIDLMLDAFHYYSRTEAKRLGEGLAELDYEWFEEPMDEHSMSSYEWLTAELEIPVIGPETVEGKMQTRAEWLKRNIADIGRVGVFDVGGITPAKKTTNLYEAFGVECEVHGCDLPNLHLLCSMPTPGRYFEYGLLHPKYDYESWAHPWLNSHPSPDADGMIHVPDEPGLGYDIDWSFVDAHRID; encoded by the coding sequence ATGCGGATTAGGAACATCGAAACGATCGAGTTCACTTACGAGTCACGCCACGCGTTTGATGAGAAGGGCCACGCTCACCCCGGAGATCCACACGAGGCGACGGGCGCTATCACACGTATCGCTGTCGAAGGGGGGCCGGACGGGTACTGTGTTGGCGGCAGTCGGGAAGCGAACACCGTTGCAGCGGATCATCTCGTTGGCGAAAATCCGCTCGATCGGGAGGCACTTTGGCACCAGCTTTATCGCACCCAGCGCCTGAATCGCGGGACGTTGACTGATCGCGCGCTCGGCGTTCTCGACAGTGCGCTCTATGACGTCGCTGGAAAAGCCGCTGATGTCCCTGTGTTCCGGCTGCTCGGCGGCGCTCGTGATGCTGTCCCGGCGTATGCGAGTACAATGGTAGGAGACGGCGATCCCGACGGATTGGGGTCGCCCGAGGCGTATGCAGACTTTGCTGCAGATCTTGTTGACCGTGGTTTCGAAGCGATCAAGCTTCACGGGTGGATGCCACCGTACTCCGCTGCTCCCGACCGCGACCTCGCTGCTTGCCGTGCCGTCCGCGAACGGGTTGGTCCCGATATCGATCTGATGCTGGATGCATTTCACTACTACAGCCGGACGGAGGCCAAGCGACTCGGTGAGGGATTAGCAGAACTCGACTACGAGTGGTTTGAGGAGCCGATGGACGAACATTCGATGTCCTCGTACGAGTGGCTCACAGCAGAGCTTGAAATACCTGTTATTGGACCGGAGACAGTTGAAGGAAAGATGCAGACTCGGGCAGAGTGGCTCAAGCGAAACATTGCCGACATCGGACGCGTCGGTGTGTTCGATGTCGGGGGGATCACTCCAGCGAAAAAGACGACGAATCTCTATGAGGCATTCGGGGTCGAGTGCGAAGTCCACGGCTGTGATCTCCCGAACCTCCACCTTCTCTGCTCGATGCCGACACCGGGTCGGTATTTCGAGTACGGTCTCCTCCATCCAAAGTACGACTACGAATCGTGGGCCCACCCGTGGCTGAACAGCCACCCCAGTCCGGATGCCGATGGGATGATCCACGTGCCCGATGAGCCGGGCCTCGGATACGACATCGACTGGTCGTTCGTCGATGCACACCGAATCGACTGA
- a CDS encoding DUF2270 domain-containing protein — MTDTAKTEAANTDTDQVDEEHRKIGKGLLDENMGPSSAMAHLYRGEIHRMKLWRERLDQTTNWSVIVMAAIITWAFSSPYNPHYILLIGIGTLSVFLVIEARRYRGYEIWRTRVRKLQENVWAIGFDPSSGVDDPDWRERLSQDYRVPTLKISAEEAIAHRLRRVYLLLIGILLVAWFARITAFSLSPWNESAAIGIVPGEIVVTGVVLFYLSAIFVACRPRTWHAKGELRAEDLRE, encoded by the coding sequence ATGACTGATACCGCTAAGACCGAGGCTGCCAATACGGATACTGATCAGGTTGACGAAGAGCATCGAAAAATTGGAAAAGGATTATTAGACGAGAACATGGGGCCGAGTTCCGCGATGGCGCATCTCTATCGGGGGGAAATTCACCGAATGAAGCTCTGGCGAGAGCGTCTGGACCAGACGACGAACTGGTCGGTCATCGTCATGGCGGCAATCATCACATGGGCGTTTTCCAGTCCCTATAATCCGCATTATATTCTCCTAATCGGTATCGGTACACTCTCGGTGTTTCTCGTCATCGAAGCACGACGCTACCGTGGGTACGAGATCTGGCGAACTCGTGTCCGGAAACTTCAAGAGAACGTCTGGGCCATCGGTTTCGATCCGTCCTCTGGAGTGGATGATCCCGACTGGCGCGAGCGGTTGAGTCAGGATTATCGGGTACCGACACTCAAAATAAGCGCAGAAGAAGCCATTGCACACCGTCTTCGGCGAGTGTATCTGCTTCTGATCGGGATATTACTCGTCGCATGGTTCGCACGAATCACCGCATTCTCACTGAGTCCGTGGAATGAGAGCGCAGCGATCGGAATAGTTCCCGGTGAGATTGTCGTGACAGGGGTTGTGCTCTTTTATCTCAGTGCAATTTTTGTCGCGTGTCGTCCACGGACGTGGCACGCGAAAGGTGAGCTTCGAGCAGAGGACCTCCGGGAATAA
- a CDS encoding LLM class flavin-dependent oxidoreductase encodes MKFGVFLNQYYDEAGDFVATDLYEQADLIERLEFDSVTVGERHVHEEGFVEPLTALAAIAARTDSLTLGTAAMLPALYNPLNLAEQVATIDRLSDGRMSFGAALGYRARELAPFGVEMDERVGRFLESIGLLKQFWTEDRINHTGDYWSFDDAFVSPRPDDIPIWIGGHADIAIKRAAYRGDAWIASASSTTDDLTSQIAFYEDALDEFGMARENNDVILMRDCFVADSVSEARSKIEPYLLNLYRLYARWGQTYLDEHEIEVDYDELNEKFVIGTPEECIDQLRTYAELGVDHVLIRCQFPGQPQSTTLDCLKRFGDEVIPAFR; translated from the coding sequence ATGAAGTTTGGTGTCTTCCTGAATCAGTACTACGACGAAGCCGGAGACTTCGTGGCGACTGATCTCTACGAACAAGCCGATCTGATTGAGCGCTTGGAGTTCGATTCGGTCACTGTCGGAGAACGGCACGTCCACGAAGAAGGATTCGTCGAACCACTCACAGCGCTTGCAGCCATCGCTGCTCGGACGGACAGCCTCACACTCGGAACCGCGGCGATGTTGCCTGCGCTATACAACCCGCTGAATCTCGCTGAGCAGGTAGCAACGATCGATCGGCTCTCCGACGGTCGGATGTCGTTCGGCGCTGCACTTGGCTATCGAGCGCGTGAACTAGCACCGTTTGGCGTCGAGATGGACGAGCGGGTGGGGCGCTTTCTCGAATCGATCGGTCTTCTCAAGCAGTTCTGGACCGAAGACCGCATCAACCACACGGGTGACTACTGGTCATTCGACGATGCGTTCGTGTCGCCCCGACCGGATGATATCCCGATCTGGATCGGCGGCCACGCTGACATCGCCATCAAACGCGCTGCTTACCGTGGTGATGCGTGGATTGCGAGTGCGTCTTCGACGACCGACGACCTCACATCACAGATCGCATTCTACGAGGACGCACTCGACGAATTCGGAATGGCTCGCGAGAACAACGACGTGATTCTCATGCGTGATTGCTTTGTCGCCGACTCAGTCAGCGAGGCTCGATCGAAGATCGAACCGTATCTGCTGAATCTCTACCGACTGTACGCACGATGGGGACAGACGTACCTCGACGAACACGAAATAGAAGTCGATTACGACGAGCTGAACGAGAAATTCGTCATCGGAACGCCCGAGGAGTGTATTGATCAGCTTCGAACGTATGCGGAACTCGGCGTCGATCACGTACTGATTCGGTGTCAGTTCCCAGGACAGCCTCAGTCGACGACGCTCGACTGCCTCAAACGATTTGGTGACGAGGTCATTCCCGCATTCAGATGA